A window of the Leishmania infantum JPCM5 genome chromosome 18 genome harbors these coding sequences:
- a CDS encoding metallo-peptidase, Clan MA(E), Family M41 produces MSFTDAQSPEYQRGINDAERHRRATEENWIRPALGPIVWLGVPFLLAWMYMRRVSLGSPLGSGSASGSGNPFMSMMEQMMPIKKRQFRVDVKGTRFSDVVGIPEAKAEVRQYVDFLTEPNKFTRLGARLPKGCLLTGEPGTGKTLLAKAVAGEANVAFFSCNGADFIELIGGSGPKRVRELFEEARAAAPAIIFIDEIDAIGSRAGKQGGSVSSEENRTINQLLAELDGLSTSADPIVVLAATNFQDNIDKALLREGRFDRKIAIEMPDLSARRELFEHYLNRICTGDPNGRTKDEGGKELALDTSVSNKALADQLADLTPGLSPATVATVVNEAALQSGIAGKPLVQLPDLLEALDNTLMGRKHRNRQSDQSARRTAIHEAGHALTAWMLPVVQKVLKISVTPRGHAMGYTQRAGTEFHEYQTNATLFADMVVMLGGRAAEEVMLGDVSAGAMDDLQRATDVALKQMLAFGMSTHTGLLSYHPDYTQAGRDFTTFSNEAQYRAELEAQKLLAAAHSTAVDIVKRHKDKMEIMVKALLEKKELSTRDIEELWGPRPSTPTVEDIVHKVIEVTGSYAEITATVGPAAAAVATPSIAGVY; encoded by the coding sequence ATGTCCTTCACCGATGCGCAGAGTCCCGAATACCAACGGGGCATCAACGACGCGGAGCGGCATCGCAGGGCGACAGAGGAAAACTGGATACGGCCCGCCCTCGGCCCCATCGTATGGCTCGGCGTGCCATTCTTGCTGGCATGGATGTATATGCGCCGTGTCTCGCTGGGCAGTCCGCTCGGCAGCGGAtccgccagcggcagcggcaacccTTTCATGAGCATGATGGAGCAGATGATGCCGATTAAGAAGCGGCAGTTTCGCGTCGACGTGAAAGGTACAAGGTTCTCCGACGTTGTCGGCATCCCGGAGGCGAAGGCCGAGGTGCGCCAGTACGTCGACTTCCTCACAGAGCCGAACAAGTTCACTCGGCTCGGGGCGCGACTGCCGAAGGGGTGTCTGCTGACGGGGGAGCCCGGCACAGGCAAGACACTGCTGGCCAAGGCCGTCGCCGGTGAAGCGAATGTGGCTTTCTTCAGCTGCAACGGTGCGGACTTTATTGAGCTCATAGGTGGCAGTGGCCCAAAGCGGGTGCGCGAGCTCTTCGAGGAAGCGCgggcggccgcgccggcgatCATCTTCATCGACGAAATCGACGCCATCGGCTCCCGCGCTGGCAAGCAGGGCGgctccgtcagcagcgaggagAACCGCACCATCAACCAGCTGCTCGCTGAGTTGGATGGGCTCAGCACGAGCGCCGATCCCATTGTTGTGCTGGCGGCCACGAATTTCCAGGACAACATCgacaaggcgctgctgcgtgaggGCCGCTTCGACCGAAAAATTGCCATTGAGATGCCCGACCTCTCCGCGCGTCGCGAGCTCTTCGAGCACTATCTTAACCGCATCTGCACTGGTGACCCAAACGGCCGCACAAAGGATGAGGGCGGCAAGGAGCTGGCGCTAGACACTAGCGTGAGCAACAAGGCGCTGGCAGACCAGCTTGCGGACCTCACGCCAGGGCTGTCGCCGGCCACGGTGGCCACGGTCGTAaacgaggcggcgctgcagagcggAATAGCCGGTAAGCCGCTTGTGCAGCTGCCGGATCTGCTGGAGGCACTGGACAACACGCTTATGGGCCGCAAGCACCGCAATCGCCAGAGCGACCAATCGGCTCGCCGCACCGCGATTCACGAAGCCGGTCACGCTCTGACGGCGTGGATGCTACCGGTTGTGCAGAAAGTGCTGAAGATCAGCGTCACCCCGCGCGGGCACGCGATGGGCTACACGCAGCGCGCCGGGACTGAGTTTCACGAATATCAAACAAACGCGACGCTCTTCGCCGACATGGTGGTCATgctcggcggccgcgccgcagAGGAGGTGATGCTAGGCGACGTGTCAGCCGGTGCGATGGACGACTTACAGCGGGCCACTGACGTGGCGCTCAAGCAGATGCTGGCGTTTGGCatgagcacacacacggggcTGCTGTCGTACCACCCTGATTACACTCAAGCAGGGCGGGACTTCACGACCTTTTCCAACGAAGCCCAGTACCGCGCTGAACTGGAGGCGCAGAAGCTGCTTGCAGCCGCCCACTCCACCGCCGTGGACATCGTCAAGCGTCACAAGGACAAAATGGAGATTATGGTGAAGGCGCTACTGGAGAAGAAGGAGCTGTCGACTCGCGACATTGAGGAGCTCTGGGGCCCGCGGCCatcgacgccgacggtggaGGACATTGTGCACAAGGTCATCGAGGTGACTGGCAGCTACGCCGAGATCACCGCGACCGTTggccctgcggcggcagcggtggcgacaCCGAGCATTGCGGGAGTGTATTAA
- a CDS encoding putative 60S ribosomal protein L10a has protein sequence MSKIAPQTLVEAIQAVLKVDKERKFKESVDLQVNLKNYDPQKDKRFSGSLKLPNVCRPRMTVCLLCDLVHEDIAKKEGVPTMNQEDLKKLNKNKKLVKKMCNQYDAFLCSESIIKTVPRLVGPHMHRMGKFPTVCSPSESLTDKIVELRSTVKFQLKKVLCLGTCVGHMEMSEEQLRQNVTMAINFLVSLLKKNWQNLKSAYIKSTMGKPQRIY, from the coding sequence ATGTCCAAGATCGCCCCGCAAACCCTGGTGGAGGCCATCCAGGCCGTCCTGAAGGTGGACAAGGAGCGCAAGTTCAAGGAGAGCGTCGATCTGCAGGTCAACCTGAAGAACTACGACCCCCAGAAAGACAAGCGTTTCTCTGGTTCCCTGAAGCTGCCGAATGTGTGCCGCCCGCGCATGACGGTGTGCCTGCTGTGCGACCTCGTGCACGAGGACATCGCCAAGAAGGAAGGTGTGCCGACCATGAACCAGGAGGATCTGAAGAAGCTCAACAAGAACAAGAAGCTGGTGAAGAAGATGTGCAACCAGTACGACGCCTTCCTGTGCTCTGAGTCGATCATCAAGACTGTGCCGCGTCTTGTGGGCCCGCACATGCACCGTATGGGCAAGTTCCCTACGGTGTGCTCGCCCAGCGAGTCGCTCACAGACAAGATCGTGGAGCTACGCTCGACCGTGAAGTTCCAGCTAAAGAAGGTGCTGTGCCTCGGCACCTGCGTCGGCCACATGGAGATgagcgaggagcagctccgccagaACGTCACGATGGCGATCAACTTCctcgtgtcgctgctgaagaaGAACTGGCAGAACCTGAAGTCGGCGTACATCAAGTCGACGATGGGCAAGCCGCAGCGCATCTATTAG